AGATACTCTAGTTTTAAAGAACTCCTAATTTTTCCTAGAAAACAAAATATTAAGTATTAGAATGAAATGACCTGAATCAAGTGTAATGGTTCCCATAGATTCAAACAACCGATCCCACCTAGTTCAAGGTCGATGGTATGTGTAGGTTATTATGTGCGTGTTGAGAATTTACGTGAGCTCCCTGAAAATAAGTAGATCTTTTGGACCtatcaaatcaaacaaaaaatgtAGAGCTTTTTTGATCCTCATACATAAGTAAGATAATTGTTTTTCTACTCTATTCTCTGCAGAATCCTTGAGATGCTTAGTTGTCCTGAAGAGTTCAACTGAAGATACTAAATTCGAACCAAATTCTGCTGTTACGCTGATATCGGGAAGTGGTGATCACCATGACTTGTAAGTTGTCATTTTACTTTGTTGCTGTCCATACTGGCTGTATGCTTATAAGTCCACTTGAACAACCTTGCTTGCACTTGCTTCGAGTCCTGAATATTGTTAGGAAAGTGAAGATCAAGTTGTGTGGATATCTAATAATTGAGCACTTCTCAAGATTAGGATAAGCTTTATATGGAGGCGGGAGGCTAAAGGAACTTCTTTTCTCTGATTAAAATCTGCAAGAAGATGAAAATGGGTCACCTTTTAAGTTAAAAAAGAAGATGTTTATAATAAGATTTTTTGTGATTCCATGTCTGGATGCTTCCATTCTATGCATAGTTCTGTACTTCCAGATTTCTAtttgtaatatgtatatgatgatctAGCTCGGGGATCAAACCGTGATGTTGAGATGTTAATTTCTCCATACAAGATAACACATGCTTCTGAATTCAGTTTTCCAGAGAACCAAGGAGATGCTCTTTTGCTTGAAGTACAAGATATGAAGAAAAGTTCTTTGGGTCGAACTTCAATACCAGTTTCAGCCGTGGCTGACAATAATGTATGTCTAGTCCTCCAAgttgtcattattttttaactgaTTTATTTAGTTGTCAAATTTTTATCATTACCGCCTTCTTACATCAGTTTTGTAATTGCTCCAGAATGATAAGATTCGCTGGTGGCCCATTTATCATGATGCTACTGAATGTGTTGGGAAGGTTCAGCTATCAATCAATTGTACAATCACAACTGATGAGACAACACAAGTCACCACTAATTTTCATTTCAGTTCGATGGAACATGTTCTTTTTTGTCTTAGTCTTAAGGTTGAAAAGGAGAAGGAATGCGAGTACAGAAGAGATGATATCAATTGTTCTTCACTCAAGCTAGtggttataaatttatttttagttcaCCTACTAACTTCCTAAGCTTCACTTTCAATCAGCATCAGTGCCTGTTTCTGTTCTGGGATTTATATACATTGTTTTTGCAATTGACATTTGAGATGCTAAAATGACATTTCACTGGAGACAACCTTAGGCCCTTTTGAGGAGACCatttacttgaggtgtctactCCTGAGGCCCTCTTGTAGTTCAATAGTGTTATATGCCTGTTATTGTTAAAATATAGTACTAAAACTGTGCATATGTGTGGTGTCTTAACTCATTTTATAGGTTTTCAAATTAGTAATAACATTTGATATGCATTTGAATCCTATTTATGACAGAGTGGACCAATTGCGGAGACTCTTGCATATGATCTGCTACTGGAAGCTTCAATGCATGCTCAACAGTTCTGTGCACGAAGTTTAAGGTCTGAGGAACCTTGGAACAGGTTAGTCACAGAATTTTCTGAGTACTATGGGGTAACAGACACCTATACTAGACTGAATGttatattttcttgaatgtCATGGATGTCACAACTCCAACAAAAGCTGACAATCAGAGTTCAACAGGTACCTTTCATATGTCATGGATGTCGCGACTCCAACAAAAGATTGTTTGGAGCTCATTCATGAGTTGCTTGTGCCAGTTATGAAGGCAAGGAGTGACAGAAGTATGACAAGACAAGAGGTATTGAATTCTATTCAAGCTTGATATGATGCTGGAGATTTAGACATTGCAAATTGTTTCACAAAATCAAATTCCACAGAAATGCTAATCTAGTTTCCAATAATTGCAAGAATTCTAACAGTTTCTGAAATTCATTGCAGCATCCTTTTTATTTCAAACATATTACTCCCTTCTGCCATTTCATTTTGACCTGCTTTGCATTTTACTATGTCCAGAAAAGATTGAACTCTTCCTTCTAAGGGGAGGGAAATGTTACCATTTTAGAGAAGGTCCAAAGTAATATATACTTTATGCATTTTCAAGCTTAACGTGATATTTTAACCTCCACGTCCTTTTTTAAGCATATGTTTAATCAATTCAAATATAGTAACTTAGTTaaactttcttctttcttatggAAGGTCCACTAGGTCAAACAAATTGTGTTAAAGGAAGAGGTACTCTGATGGAAGCTAGTCGAGTCGGTTTACCTAGATAATGGTCCATGGGAAAAAGACagaataaaagaagaagaaattcttGCTGGGGAGATGATACCATATTCTGTGTTTGCACTTGATGGTTTTAAAGTTAAACAAACCAAGCTAGATAACAATGTAAGTTGGACATACTAAATGAATGCAAGTGTCTCTTATGCACATTCAGATAAAAGAGTTGTGAGCAGCTGGTTGTCTGGTTTTGATTGCACCACTTGTCTAATCACAAGTCTAACAATATTATAATTTAACAGACAGCAGCAGCAAAGAGGTGCCGAAAGCACATGATGGAAACTGACGACTTCTTGTCAATAAACCTTGATGGCTTTGTCATGGATTCAATAACAATATCCACTGCTTATTCGAAGATGAAGAACCTCTGCTCCAACATATCAAATGAAATCCAGGCAGATATTAAGATCCATAACCAACATATACTTCCTAGGTATGTTGGAACTAATAGTAAGATGCATTTGGCACCAATCAGATGTTGCACTATCCATGATTGTGTTAGGTTACATTTTCCTACAATTACCGCTCCAAGTAATTATATTATACTGACTGTTTCAGTTGTGCAACTTAAACTGCTATCGATTGACTTTAATGTTACATTCCTTTTTCAGTTCAATTGATCTCTCTAGCATAACGGCATCAGTTTATAGCACTGAATTGTGTAAGAGGCTCAAGAGCTTTCTTGCTGCATGGCCTCCATCGAGTCCTTCTCCACATGTGAATGAGCTTTTGATTACACCAGCTGATTTTGAGAGGAATCTAGACTCATGGAACATCAGGTAAACTTGAATAAAAGTATATTTGTAAACAAATACTATTTTTAGGCTTGCTTGGACAAGTTCTTCTCACATTGTTCTGTCCTATCATGCTTCAGCTCATTGCAAGGTGGTGTAGACTCAAGGGGTCTCTTTCATAGTTATATAATGGTATGGATAGAAGATATGCAGCTTCACTTACTTGAGCTTTGCAAGGGAAAAAAGGTGCACAACACTGCTCTAATACTCACTTAAATATCCCGGTATCTCTTTTGTGCATCATAGGCTAAAGATTTTCCGGAGATGCAATTGGTTTGATGAGGCAGCATATTTCTCACTCTATCACCTCTTTCAGGTGTTACGGTCTGGAGTTGTTACTGAAAGAAAACAGAGAAGACAagagaagtcaaaaaaaaaggaagaaaaagaagaaaagaaaaagtaatgAGAAAAGTTGAAAAGGCAAAAGGGGAAACAACACGTTTTTGTTGAAAAACAGAAAACGCGTACTGtccaacttttcttttaattaacgCGTTTACGCGTttcatcctcctataaatagaaggcaTTCttccctcatttaaatcattcaatcatcccagaaagagagagtaaaaaatacaaaaagagttatacaccaagataaatattgtagtcttgagtgtcctctttagtagttgttccttttacaagagagaagtattaattgttgttttctccttgtatttgagagctgtgtacttcatacaaaaagagtgaaatccttctaccccgtggtttttcccctctatcagttagagaggttttcatgtaaaattctcgtgtccaatttattttcatattatttgtcatatcaaactttagttgtggtgcttcctccccccaatagtggtatcagagtcctcgattattctgtctattttatgcgaaggtactatctgtgaatagtaactttttgtgaatagtaaaattcaatAAATAGTACTATTCATGTGAATAATAAATTTCgatgacggtacagtttgtcacgattgttcgcaaaaacattcagaaacgatctagaagggtgtgaagcaaataacaatgtcgagtataacaaagtttgacgttgacaaattcaatgggactaatttctcattgtggaaaatgaaaataaaagcaatactgagaaaagacaattgcttagctgcaattgaaggcatgcctacagactttgttgatgacagcaagtggaacgacatagacagcaacgcagttgctgatctacacttggcactagctgatcaagtgttgtctagtgtagcagaaaagcggacggcgaaggaaatatgggatactcttacggggttgtatgaggccaagtctttgcataataaaatcttcttaaaaagaagattgtatactcttcgaatgacagaatccatgtcagttactgaacacatcaatactttgaatactctgttttcgcaacttacaacaatgggttgcaaaatagaggggactgaacgtgcggagcttctacttcaaagtctgtctgactcgtatgatcgactcatcatcaacctgacgaataATACAGACAGTTTAGTTTTCGATTAAATTGCAGCCgttgtcttggaagaagaaaataggcTCAAAAATAAGTAcaacagacaagcaagttcgcagcaagctgaagttttgatgatggtgagagaaagaccaacggaacgtggccccagtgggagtcacaatcatggcagatctcaatcaagaagtaagaagaatatcaagtgctacaactgtggcaagaaagggcactacaagaaagattgtcggttcaagaagaagagtgaaaaccctgagcc
This sequence is a window from Solanum dulcamara chromosome 10, daSolDulc1.2, whole genome shotgun sequence. Protein-coding genes within it:
- the LOC129869957 gene encoding uncharacterized protein LOC129869957, with protein sequence MMETDDFLSINLDGFVMDSITISTAYSKMKNLCSNISNEIQADIKIHNQHILPSSIDLSSITASVYSTELCKRLKSFLAAWPPSSPSPHVNELLITPADFERNLDSWNISSLQGGVDSRGLFHSYIMVWIEDMQLHLLELCKGKKDNLLTEVVKRFKGRNWKRIGYFSARLTTKTSS